The Triticum aestivum cultivar Chinese Spring chromosome 7B, IWGSC CS RefSeq v2.1, whole genome shotgun sequence genome window below encodes:
- the LOC123163147 gene encoding uncharacterized protein, whose protein sequence is MESRSGRRRLRSSPQIAGAPMEVRPGRPLRFPQPQLCSPSGGGGKPDRISNLPQELLLLILTLMGCAATAARTSVLSRRWRDLWTHLRQMVFHNLAPSIVPALGRVRAPPAAVSLLEVRIPSSSRHPGPFGATATRLLCAVVRLEPEEIVLSLPWGVEFDDRRNLVRLPCFQRTKSLMMERLLFYCPDSEFTALRTLSISYGLGGLYSLLPRCPHLLVLSLKFINDGFGLVRNGFISLHLPSLQELFLESNIMYADAVDIVAPLLKRLTVSFGTYKLLSSISVSAPILEKVSWQCWYLGDGSIVRFGRWSLQRLWLHTGETQAQLPSLHISASASNSSWFISNEDNFAQEIQKHLVADFSLLELRLLKAGHVFGALVFHLLGITRISRGVQRLKIVLERSRLKGKCSPNCSCQPTNWRSQTISLTALEEVEINGFEGQEHEFDLLKLILKCAPALKKMILQLSQEASSNNSGSAKIYDICSANSSVECYVYQSTRLMHGGQIYPLT, encoded by the exons ATGGAGTCAAGATCCGGGCGTCGTCGACTCCGTTCGTCCCCGCAGATTGCTGGTGCTCCGATGGAGGTGAGGCCGGGGCGTCCCCTGCGTTTCCCGCAGCCGCAGCTGTGTagcccaagcggcggcggcggcaaaccAGATCGCATCAGCAACCTCCCGCAggagctcctcctcctcatcctcacccTCATGGGATGCGCTGCCACCGCCGCGCGCACCAGCGTCCTCTCCCGCCGGTGGCGCGATCTCTGGACGCATCTCCGCCAAATGGTCTTCCACAACCTCGCGCCGTCGATTGTACCGGCGCTCGGCCGTGTCCGTGCCCCCCCGGCCGCGGTCTCCCTCCTGGAAGTCCGCATCCCCAGCAGCAGCAGGCATCCCGGGCCCTTCGGCGCCACGGCCACCAGGCTGCTCTGCGCCGTTGTGCGGCTGGAGCCGGAGGAGATCGTCCTCAGCTTACCGTGGGGCGTAGAATTCGATGACCGGCGGAACCTCGTCCGGCTGCCGTGCTTCCAGCGGACCAAATCTCTCATGATGGAAAGGCTTCTCTTCTACTGCCCCGACAGCGAGTTCACCGCGCTCCGGACGCTGTCCATCTCCTACGGCCTCGGCGGCCTCTACAGCTTGCTCCCCCGATGCCCGCACCTCCTCGTGCTCAGCCTCAAGTTTATCAACGATGGCTTCGGACTTGTCCGGAATGGCTTCATCTCACTCCACTTGCCATCGCTGCAGGAACTTTTCCTTGAGAGCAACATAATGTACGCAGATGCAGTCGATATCGTCGCCCCTCTGCTGAAGCGACTCACGGTGTCCTTCGGCACTTACAAGCTGCTCAGCAGCATCTCCGTCTCGGCGCCAATCTTGGAGAAGGTTTCGTGGCAGTGCTGGTATTTGGGGGACGGGAGCATCGTCCGGTTTGGTCGTTGGAGCCTCCAGAGGTTGTGGCTACACACAGGAGAGACACAGGCACAGCTTCCTTCGCTCCACATTAGTGCCTCTGCCTCCAAT AGCTCCTGGTTTATTTCCAATGAAGACAACTTTGCCCAGGAGATACAGAAGCACCTGGTTGCTGATTTCTCTCTTTTGGAGCTACGTCTCCTAAAAGCGGGACATGTTTTTGGAGCACTGGTGTTTCATCTCCTCGGGATTACTCGTATTTCTAGAGGTGTACAGAGGCTTAAGATCGTCCTAGAGAGATCGCGG CTGAAAGGAAAATGCTCGCCAAACTGTTCATGTCAACCCACAAACTGGAGATCTCAAACAATCTCCTTGACTGCTCTTGAAGAAGTGGAAATCAATGGCTTCGAAGGACAAGAACATgagtttgatttattaaaattaataCTCAAATGTGCACCAGCGCTTAAAAAGATGATACTGCAACTGTCACAGGAGGCCTCATCAAATAATAGTGGAAGCGCTAAAATATATGACATCTGCAGCGCCAATTCTTCAGTGGAATGCTATGTTTATCAGAGCACTA GGCTAATGCATGGCGGCCAAATTTATCCGTTGACATGA
- the LOC123162302 gene encoding NF-X1-type zinc finger protein NFXL1 (The sequence of the model RefSeq protein was modified relative to this genomic sequence to represent the inferred CDS: added 80 bases not found in genome assembly) — protein sequence MQPSTGQRRGPAAPSHRGVWRPRSAAAEAPAHHRDNAAPLLPLPNPNPNPNPGPASDGRAPRRRQRRPNRHNNGPAPPPQERAPPSGPANSPVPRRQERAPPSGPANASAPRRQERAPAPAAAAAAAGGGPVPQLVQEIQDKLARGAVECMICYDMVRRSAPVWSCGSCFSIFHLPCIRKWARSPASVSDASAPASDAWRCPGCQSVQDVRARDIAYTCFCRRRRDPPNDLFLTPHSCGEPCSKPLGKADPAASTKGGDDDDVATRCPHVCVLQCHPGPCPPCKAFAPERPCPCGKQSITRRCADRSTPVTCGQRCEKLLPCRRHRCEKVCHTGPCGDCEVNFPAQCFCGKKTETLLCGEMVLKGKLSDKDGVFSCSEVCSHNLACGNHACQDVCHPGPCGECELLPGKVTTCHCGKTRLQEKRASCLDPIPTCDKVCDKRLPCGVHRCKVACHEGECPPCLVRVEQRCRCGSSGQMVECYKVLKEEFRCNKPCGRKKNCGRHRCSELCCPLSKPFAQHQGDSMDPHFCQIPCGKKLRCGQHGCQHLCHSGHCDPCRETIFHDLTCACGRTSIPPPQPCGTPTPSCPHQCMVPQPCGHPASHQCHFGDCPPCVVPVTRECVGGHVMLRNIPCGSKDIRCNQPCGKNRQCGLHACARTCHPAPCDPPPANGEASSSSGGKVSCGQLCGVPRRECKHTCNAPCHPSSPCPDVRCEHRVTIACSCGRITTAVPCSAGGAYNGDSAFDISVMQQLPMPLQPVESNGKRVPVGQRKLCCDEECAKMERKRVLAEAFDITPPNLDALHFGENSNASDLLSDLFRREPKWVLAIEERCKFLVLGKTKGNSSSNIKFHVFCHMMKDKRDAIRLIADRWKLSVQGVGWEPKRFITVHVTPKSKVPARVLGSKPGVPVSASHPYFDPMVDMDPRLVVAMLDLPRDADVSSLVLRFGGECELVWLNDKNAAAVFSDPARAATALRRLDYGSAYQGAAMFCPSSITQASVSSNVWVGAQRDGGLAAKSSANPWKASQFEPDPSGDWTVLSHASGSVWKRGDTPAQVMGSSNRWNALESDAATSSGPTDKRKPPLRTETGSSSSAPRVGAGSSAAPSAGQSVSKLQPDVEVEDWEESCE from the coding sequence CGAGGCCCCCGCCCACCACCGCGACAACGCCGCCCCGCTCCTGCCCctccccaaccccaaccccaaccccaaccccgGCCCTGCCTCGGAcggccgcgcgccccgccgccgccagcgccgcccgaatcgccACAACAacggccccgccccgccgccgcaggaGAGGGCACCCCCGTCCGGGCCAGCCAACTCCCCCGTGCCGCGGCGGCAGGAGAGGGCTCCCCCGTCCGGGCCCGCCAACGCCTCCGCGCCGCGGCGGCAGGAGAGGGCTCCCgcccccgcggcggcggcggccgcggcgggggGCGGGCCGGTGCCGCAGCTGGTGCAGGAGATCCAGGACAAGCTGGCGCGGGGGGCGGTGGAGTGCATGATCTGCTACGACATGGTGCGCCGCTCCGCCCCCGTCTGGTCCTGCGGCAGCTGCTTCTCCATCTTCCACCTCCCCTGCATCCGCAAGTGGGCGCGCTCGCCGGCCTCCGTCTCCGACGCCTCCGCCCCGGCCTCCGACGCCTGGCGCTGCCCCGGCTGCCAGTCCGTGCAGGACGTCCGCGCCCGCGACATCGCCTACACCTGCTTCTGCCGCCGCCGGCGCGACCCGCCCAACGACCTCTTCCTCACCCCGCACTCCTGCGGCGAGCCCTGCTCCAAGCCCCTCGGCAAGGCGGATCCTGCCGCCTCCACcaagggcggcgacgacgacgacgtcgCCACCAGGTGCCCGCACGTCTGCGTCCTGCAGTGCCACCCTGGGCCGTGCCCGCCCTGCAAGGCGTTTGCTCCGGAGCGCCCCTGCCCTTGCGGCAAGCAGTCTATCACCCGGCGCTGCGCGGACCGGAGCACGCCGGTCACGTGTGGGCAGCGGTGCGAGAAGCTGCTCCCCTGCCGGAGGCACCGCTGCGAGAAGGTCTGCCACACCGGCCCCTGCGGTGACTGCGAGGTTAACTTCCCCGCACAGTGCTTCTGCGGCAAGAAAACAGAGACATTGCTCTGCGGCGAGATGGTGCTGAAAGGGAAGCTGTCAGACAAGGATGGGGTGTTCTCTTGCAGTGAGGTTTGCAGCCACAATCTGGCATGTGGCAATCATGCCTGCCAGGATGTTTGCCACCCAGGGCCGTGCGGGGAGTGCGAGCTTCTGCCAGGGAAGGTCACCACATGCCATTGTGGCAAGACAAGGCTGCAGGAGAAGAGGGCTAGCTGCTTGGACCCAATCCCCACCTGTGACAAGGTATGTGACAAGAGATTGCCGTGTGGAGTGCATAGGTGCAAGGTCGCATGCCACGAAGGAGAGTGTCCACCCTGCTTGGTGCGTGTCGAGCAGAGGTGCCGCTGTGGCTCATCAGGCCAGATGGTGGAGTGCTACAAGGTCTTGAAGGAAGAGTTCCGTTGCAACAAGCCTTGTGGCCGCAAGAAGAACTGCGGGAGGCACAGGTGCAGTGAGCTCTGTTGCCCTCTGTCAAAGCCATTTGCTCAGCATCAAGGTGACAGCATGGATCCCCATTTCTGCCAGATACCATGTGGCAAGAAGCTCCGATGTGGACAGCATGGATGCCAGCATCTCTGCCACAGCGGTCATTGCGACCCTTGCCGTGAGACCATATTCCACGATCTCACTTGTGCCTGTGGCAGGACATCTATTCCGCCACCACAGCCTTGCGGCACACCAACTCCATCATGCCCACATCAGTGCATGGTCCCTCAGCCTTGCGGGCATCCAGCTTCGCATCAATGCCATTTCGGGGACTGCCCACCTTGCGTTGTGCCAGTCACAAGAGAATGTGTTGGGGGGCATGTGATGTTGAGGAACATCCCTTGTGGTTCAAAGGATATCAGATGCAACCAGCCCTGTGGAAAGAACCGTCAATGTGGACTGCATGCTTGTGCCAGGACTTGCCATCCTGCCCCATGTGATCCACCACCTGCAAATGGAGAAGCTAGTTCAAGCTCTGGGGGCAAAGTTTCATGTGGGCAGTTATGTGGTGTCCCAAGGAGGGAATGCAAGCACACTTGCAATGCACCATGCCACCCATCGTCACCTTGCCCAGATGTGAGATGTGAACACCGTGTGACTATTGCCTGTTCTTGTGGCCGTATCACTACAGCTGTGCCCTGCAGTGCTGGTGGAGCCTACAATGGTGATAGTGCGTTCGATATCTCCGTCATGCAGCAGCTGCCAATGCCTCTTCAACCAGTGGAATCAAATGGCAAGAGGGTTCCTGTTGGGCAGAGGAAACTTTGTTGTGACGAGGAGTGTGCAAAAATGGAGAGGAAAAGAGTCCTTGCTGAAGCTTTTGACATTACCCCGCCCAATCTGGATGCACTGCATTTTGGTGAGAACTCAAATGCGTCGGATTTGCTTTCTGATCTTTTCCGGCGTGAGCCAAAGTGGGTGCTGGCCATAGAGGAGAGGTGCAAGTTCCTTGTCCTTGGGAAGACAAAGGGGAATTCTTCAAGCAACATTAAGTTCCATGTCTTCTGTCACATGATGAAGGACAAGAGGGATGCTATCAGGCTCATTGCAGATAGGTGGAAGCTTTCTGTCCAGGGAGTTGGTTGGGAACCCAAGCGTTTTATTACCGTCCATGTCACACCCAAGTCTAAGGTGCCTGCTCGTGTTCTGGGCTCTAAGCCTGGCGTCCCTGTCTCGGCGTCCCATCCTTACTTTGATCCTATGGTGGACATGGATCCGAGGCTCGTCGTTGCAATGCTGGACCTGCCAAGGGATGCTGATGTTAGCTCTCTAGTTTTAAGGTTTGGCGGGGAGTGTGAATTGGTTTGGCTGAATGACAAGAATGCCGCTGCAGTCTTCAGCGATCCAGCTAGAGCAGCGACAGCGCTGAGGCGGCTGGATTATGGGTCTGCTTACCAGGGTGCTGCAATGTTTTGCCCAAGCAGCATCACTCAGGCTTCTGTGTCAAGCAATGTGTGGGTTGGAGCACAGAGAGATGGAGGGTTGGCTGCAAAGAGCAGTGCCAATCCATGGAAGGCCTCTCAATTTGAGCCCGACCCATCTGGAGACTGGACAGTGCTCAGTCATGCTTCAGGGTCAGTGTGGAAACGTGGTGATACTCCTGCTCAGGTCATGGGTTCTTCAAACCGCTGGAATGCTCTGGAGTCTGATGCTGCAACCAGCTCTGGGCCAACCGACAAACGTAAGCCTCCTCTTCGCACTGAAACAGGATCCAGCAGTTCTGCTCCCCGCGTTGGTGCTGGATCCAGCGCAGCACCAAGTGCTGGGCAATCGGTGAGCAAGCTGCAACCTGATGTCGAAGTTGAAGACTGGGAAGAATCTTGTGAATGA